In a genomic window of Pseudomonas putida:
- the msrA gene encoding peptide-methionine (S)-S-oxide reductase MsrA, translating to MKIQFTWRRTLLGLVAAGAIGQCLAFSLGGAEEAVKIAPPTLDETSHARTETAVFAGGCFWGVQGVFQHVKGVKNAVSGYAGGAANTAQYERVSEGDTGHAESVEVTFDPSQVSYGTLLQIYFSVAHNPTELNRQGPDTGTQYRSAIFTKSSEQQRVAQAYIAQLDAAHSFDKPIVTKLESYNGFYPAEEEHQDFLTEHPSYPYIVINDLPKVAQLKQLYPDRYQEKPVLVKAGL from the coding sequence ATGAAAATCCAGTTCACCTGGCGCCGTACCTTGTTGGGATTGGTCGCTGCGGGCGCTATCGGCCAATGCCTGGCGTTCTCCCTCGGTGGCGCTGAAGAGGCGGTGAAAATTGCACCGCCGACCCTCGACGAAACCAGCCATGCCCGCACTGAAACCGCGGTCTTTGCCGGCGGTTGTTTCTGGGGCGTGCAGGGTGTGTTCCAGCATGTCAAAGGCGTGAAGAACGCGGTCTCCGGTTACGCGGGCGGGGCGGCCAATACGGCGCAGTACGAGCGTGTCAGCGAGGGCGATACCGGGCATGCGGAGTCGGTGGAAGTCACCTTCGACCCGAGCCAGGTCAGTTACGGCACCTTGCTGCAAATCTACTTCTCGGTGGCGCACAACCCGACCGAACTCAACCGCCAGGGGCCGGACACCGGCACTCAGTATCGCTCGGCGATCTTCACCAAAAGCAGCGAACAGCAACGGGTGGCGCAGGCCTATATCGCTCAGCTCGACGCGGCTCATTCATTCGATAAACCGATCGTGACCAAGCTGGAAAGCTACAACGGTTTCTATCCGGCGGAAGAGGAACATCAGGACTTTCTGACCGAGCATCCGAGCTATCCCTATATCGTGATCAACGACCTGCCGAAGGTGGCACAGCTCAAGCAGCTGTACCCGGATCGCTATCAGGAAAAACCGGTGTTGGTGAAGGCGGGTTTGTAG
- a CDS encoding aspartate aminotransferase family protein yields the protein MTAACLMSTYQPLALSFDRGLGTRLWDRAGREYLDAVAGVAVTNVGHSHPKIVAAISEQAGLLLHTSNLYSIDWQQRLAHKLTALAGMDRVFFNNSGAEANETALKVARLHGWHKGIEQPLVVVMENAFHGRTLGTLSASDGPAVRLGFNKLPGDFIKVPFGDLKALERLHQAHGERIVAVLMEPIQGESGVQLAPPGYLKAVRELCSRWGWLMMLDEIQTGIGRTGQWFAFQHEGITPDVMTLAKGLGNGIPIGACLARGKAADIFTPGSHGSTFGGNPLACRVGCTVLEIIEEQGLRENARLQGERLLDRLRMELADHPNVLAIRGQGLMIGIELKQPIRDLSLIAARDHGLLINVTRGQTIRLLPPLTIDEREVEMIVRGVGRAISVA from the coding sequence ATGACCGCCGCCTGCCTGATGAGTACTTACCAACCACTGGCCTTGAGTTTCGACAGGGGCCTGGGCACGCGCCTGTGGGATCGGGCGGGTCGTGAGTACCTGGATGCGGTCGCCGGTGTGGCGGTGACCAACGTCGGCCACTCCCATCCGAAAATCGTCGCCGCCATCAGCGAACAGGCCGGGTTGTTGCTGCACACCTCCAACCTGTACAGCATCGATTGGCAGCAACGGCTGGCGCACAAGCTCACGGCGCTGGCCGGCATGGATCGGGTGTTCTTCAACAACTCAGGTGCCGAGGCCAACGAAACGGCGCTGAAAGTTGCCCGGCTTCACGGCTGGCACAAAGGCATCGAGCAGCCGCTGGTGGTGGTCATGGAAAACGCCTTTCACGGGCGGACCCTTGGCACCCTGTCCGCCAGCGATGGCCCGGCGGTGCGGCTGGGCTTCAACAAGCTGCCGGGGGATTTCATCAAAGTGCCGTTCGGTGATCTGAAGGCGCTGGAGCGGCTGCATCAGGCCCACGGCGAACGCATCGTGGCGGTGTTGATGGAGCCGATCCAGGGCGAAAGCGGCGTGCAGCTGGCGCCACCGGGCTATCTCAAGGCCGTACGTGAACTGTGCAGCCGGTGGGGTTGGCTGATGATGCTCGACGAAATCCAGACCGGCATCGGCCGTACCGGTCAGTGGTTCGCCTTCCAGCACGAAGGCATCACCCCTGACGTCATGACGCTGGCCAAGGGCCTGGGCAACGGCATCCCCATCGGCGCCTGCCTGGCCCGTGGCAAAGCCGCCGACATCTTCACCCCCGGCAGTCACGGCAGCACGTTCGGCGGTAATCCGCTGGCCTGTCGGGTCGGCTGCACGGTGCTGGAGATCATCGAGGAACAAGGCCTGCGGGAAAACGCCCGGCTTCAGGGGGAACGGCTGCTGGACAGATTGCGCATGGAATTGGCCGACCACCCGAACGTCCTGGCGATCCGCGGCCAGGGCCTGATGATTGGCATCGAACTCAAGCAACCGATCCGCGACCTGAGCCTGATCGCGGCCCGGGATCATGGTTTGTTGATCAATGTGACGAGGGGCCAGACGATTCGGTTGTTGCCGCCGCTGACCATTGATGAGCGTGAGGTGGAGATGATTGTGAGAGGGGTGGGGCGGGCGATTTCAGTCGCTTGA
- a CDS encoding response regulator transcription factor, whose amino-acid sequence MEQNKRVLVVEDDLHIADLICLHLRDEHFEVVHSADGNEAMRLLQQGNWDALVLDLMLPGVDGLEICRRARAMARYTPIIITSARSSEVHRILGLELGADDYLAKPFSMLELVARVKALLRRVDAMARNLKMDAGSLNIDGLAIDPITREASLEGRRLDLTPREFDLLYFFARQPGKVFSRMDLLNAVWGYSHEGYEHTVNTHINRLRSKIETDPAQPARILTVWGRGYKFASSEEPQP is encoded by the coding sequence ATGGAACAGAACAAACGCGTCCTCGTGGTCGAGGACGACCTGCATATCGCCGACCTGATCTGCCTGCATCTGCGCGATGAGCATTTCGAGGTGGTGCACAGCGCCGATGGCAATGAGGCCATGCGCCTGCTGCAGCAAGGCAACTGGGATGCACTGGTTCTGGACCTGATGCTGCCGGGCGTCGATGGCCTGGAAATCTGCCGGCGCGCCCGGGCCATGGCGCGCTACACCCCGATCATCATCACCAGCGCCCGCTCCAGCGAAGTGCACCGGATTCTCGGCCTGGAGCTGGGCGCCGACGACTACCTGGCCAAGCCGTTTTCCATGCTCGAACTGGTGGCCCGGGTCAAAGCCCTGCTGCGCCGGGTCGACGCCATGGCGCGCAACCTGAAGATGGACGCCGGCAGCCTGAACATCGACGGCCTGGCCATCGACCCGATCACTCGCGAAGCCTCCCTCGAAGGCCGGCGCCTGGACCTGACGCCACGGGAATTCGACCTGCTGTACTTCTTCGCGCGCCAGCCCGGCAAAGTGTTTTCGCGCATGGACCTGCTCAACGCCGTCTGGGGCTACAGCCATGAAGGCTACGAGCACACCGTCAACACTCACATCAATCGCCTGCGCTCGAAAATCGAGACCGACCCGGCGCAACCGGCGCGCATTCTCACGGTGTGGGGACGCGGTTATAAATTCGCCAGCAGTGAGGAGCCGCAACCATGA
- a CDS encoding cytochrome c biogenesis protein DipZ, which yields MWLLVLAYLGGVLTIVSPCILPVLPFVFARTGQPFVKSGLPLLAGMALTFAFVATLAAVGGGWVVQLNQYGRWLALVFVALFGLTLLLPQLAERLTRPLVAAGSRLSEAAGADARPRPGASFLIGVATGLLWAPCAGPILGLLLTGAALQGASIATTLLLLAYAAGAATSLAVALLLGGKVFAAMKRSIGAGEWLRRGLGAAMLAGVAAIALGLDTGVLARFSTASTGGIEQALVEKLAGKSPRNSTAMMAQKPSSEGALPVANTSASSLPVEGNLPPLDGAVQWLNSPPLDAHALKGKVVLVDFWTYSCINCLRSLPYVKAWAEKYRDQGLVVIGVHAPEFAFERNVDNVTKAMKGLGISYPVAIDNEFKIWRAFNNEYWPAHYFADAQGRIRYHHFGEGEYAESERVIQQLLREAGASKVSDGLINAKAEGVQMAPDNNEVQSPETYVGYQRAEHFVPETSLVPDKVATYNPPSQLALNDWSLGGQWHVGAERATASAPASRIVYRFHARDLHLVLGPGADGKPVRFKVLIDGKAPGNDHGMDVAPDGSGTVTDQRLYQLVRQNGGVDDRTFSIEFLDPGASAYAFTFG from the coding sequence ATGTGGCTTCTGGTCCTCGCGTATCTCGGCGGTGTACTGACCATCGTCAGCCCCTGCATCTTGCCGGTCTTGCCCTTCGTCTTTGCGCGCACCGGGCAGCCGTTCGTCAAGAGCGGTTTGCCGCTGCTGGCGGGCATGGCGCTGACGTTCGCCTTCGTCGCCACGCTGGCGGCGGTGGGCGGGGGCTGGGTGGTGCAGCTCAATCAGTACGGGCGCTGGCTGGCGCTGGTGTTCGTGGCGCTGTTCGGCCTGACGCTGTTGCTGCCGCAACTGGCCGAACGCCTGACCCGGCCGCTGGTGGCGGCGGGCAGTCGTTTGTCCGAAGCAGCGGGAGCGGATGCACGGCCACGCCCGGGGGCTTCGTTCCTGATCGGCGTTGCAACCGGCTTGCTGTGGGCGCCTTGCGCCGGGCCGATCCTGGGCCTGTTGCTGACCGGTGCGGCGCTGCAGGGCGCGAGCATCGCCACCACCTTGCTGTTGCTGGCCTATGCCGCTGGCGCCGCGACTTCCCTCGCGGTTGCATTGCTGCTCGGTGGCAAGGTCTTCGCCGCGATGAAACGCTCGATTGGCGCCGGGGAGTGGCTGCGTCGCGGCCTTGGCGCGGCGATGCTGGCCGGTGTGGCGGCCATTGCCCTGGGGTTGGATACCGGGGTTCTCGCACGATTTTCCACCGCCTCCACCGGCGGGATCGAACAGGCGCTGGTGGAGAAACTGGCGGGCAAGTCTCCGCGCAACAGCACGGCGATGATGGCGCAAAAACCGTCGTCCGAAGGCGCTCTGCCTGTGGCCAACACCAGCGCCAGCAGCCTGCCGGTCGAAGGCAACCTTCCACCACTGGACGGCGCCGTGCAGTGGCTCAACTCGCCACCGCTCGATGCCCACGCGCTCAAAGGCAAAGTGGTGCTGGTGGATTTCTGGACCTACTCCTGCATCAACTGCCTGCGTTCGCTGCCCTACGTGAAGGCCTGGGCCGAGAAGTACCGCGATCAGGGGCTGGTGGTGATCGGCGTGCATGCGCCGGAATTCGCCTTCGAGCGCAACGTCGACAACGTCACCAAGGCCATGAAGGGCCTGGGGATCAGCTACCCGGTGGCCATCGACAACGAGTTCAAGATCTGGCGCGCGTTCAACAACGAATACTGGCCGGCGCACTATTTTGCCGATGCCCAGGGGCGCATTCGTTATCACCACTTTGGCGAAGGCGAGTACGCCGAATCCGAGCGGGTCATCCAGCAACTGCTGCGTGAGGCCGGTGCCAGCAAGGTCTCGGATGGGCTGATCAATGCCAAGGCCGAGGGCGTGCAAATGGCCCCGGACAACAACGAAGTGCAATCGCCGGAGACCTATGTCGGCTACCAGCGCGCCGAGCATTTCGTTCCTGAAACCAGCCTGGTACCGGACAAGGTGGCGACCTACAACCCACCGTCACAACTGGCACTCAACGACTGGAGCCTCGGCGGGCAGTGGCATGTCGGTGCCGAGCGCGCCACCGCCAGTGCGCCAGCCAGCCGCATTGTCTATCGCTTCCATGCTCGCGACCTGCATCTGGTGCTCGGCCCCGGCGCGGATGGCAAGCCGGTGCGCTTCAAGGTGCTGATCGATGGCAAGGCGCCCGGTAATGACCACGGCATGGACGTGGCGCCCGACGGCAGCGGCACGGTGACTGACCAGCGCCTGTACCAACTGGTGCGCCAGAACGGTGGTGTGGATGACCGGACGTTCAGCATCGAGTTTCTTGATCCGGGCGCATCGGCCTATGCCTTTACCTTCGGCTGA
- the msrB gene encoding peptide-methionine (R)-S-oxide reductase MsrB — translation MFSRRQFLWASGGLGVAALAIGALPKFASRSVLISEADASEVFEVTHSDSEWHAILSDEQYEILREEGTERAYSSPLNNEHRDGTFACAGCDLPLFSSATKFDSRTGWPSFWAPLDKAVATRQDRTFGMVREEVHCRRCGGHLGHVFDDGPKPTGLRYCMNGLAMKFAPRTV, via the coding sequence ATGTTCTCAAGACGACAATTTCTTTGGGCGAGCGGCGGGCTTGGGGTTGCGGCCCTGGCGATCGGCGCATTGCCAAAGTTCGCCAGCCGTTCTGTACTGATCAGCGAGGCCGACGCCTCGGAGGTGTTCGAAGTGACCCACAGCGACAGCGAATGGCACGCCATCCTCAGCGACGAGCAGTATGAAATCCTCCGTGAAGAGGGCACCGAGCGCGCCTACAGCAGTCCACTGAACAACGAGCACCGTGACGGCACCTTCGCCTGTGCCGGCTGCGACCTGCCGCTGTTTTCCTCGGCCACCAAATTCGACAGCCGTACCGGCTGGCCCAGCTTCTGGGCGCCGCTGGACAAGGCCGTGGCGACCCGCCAGGACCGCACCTTCGGCATGGTCCGCGAAGAAGTCCACTGCCGGCGTTGCGGCGGGCATCTGGGACATGTCTTCGATGACGGCCCGAAACCCACCGGCCTGCGTTACTGCATGAATGGCCTGGCGATGAAATTCGCGCCGCGCACGGTCTGA
- a CDS encoding LysR family transcriptional regulator, protein MDLFQAMTVYVRVVEAGSMTAAAQQCEMSTTMVGNHLKALEQRLGVRLLNRTTRRQRLTEFGSAYYQRCLEVLGLVADSERLAEQSHDEPSGTLRITAPLTFGTERLAPALSEFSLHNPRVKLDVVLTNRRPDLLDHGFDVAFRLGALEPSNFIARPLIDYTLTMCASKEYLARHGTPEEPEDLRHHNCLAFAYPAGDDWQAVARQWRLNGPDGEIVVAVSGSMVINSSAGLHQAARTGMGIVMVPDALVEPDLKNGKLVPLLQRYQLPCRPMHLVYAQDRYRLPKLRRFVDFAMGMWGKH, encoded by the coding sequence ATGGATCTGTTCCAGGCAATGACCGTTTACGTGCGGGTCGTGGAAGCCGGCAGCATGACGGCCGCCGCACAGCAGTGCGAAATGTCCACAACCATGGTCGGCAATCACCTCAAGGCACTGGAGCAGCGCCTGGGTGTGCGCCTGCTCAACCGCACCACCCGCCGCCAGCGCCTGACGGAGTTCGGCAGTGCGTATTACCAGCGCTGCCTTGAAGTGCTCGGGCTGGTGGCGGATTCGGAACGCCTGGCCGAACAATCCCACGATGAGCCCAGCGGCACCTTGCGCATCACCGCCCCGCTCACCTTCGGCACCGAACGCCTGGCACCGGCCCTGAGTGAGTTCAGCCTGCACAACCCACGGGTCAAGCTGGACGTGGTGCTGACCAATCGCCGCCCCGACTTGCTGGATCATGGCTTCGACGTGGCCTTCCGCCTCGGCGCACTCGAGCCCTCGAACTTCATCGCGCGCCCGCTGATCGATTACACCCTGACCATGTGCGCCTCCAAGGAATACCTGGCCCGTCACGGCACCCCGGAAGAACCCGAAGACCTGCGACACCACAATTGCCTGGCATTTGCTTATCCGGCCGGCGACGACTGGCAAGCAGTGGCCCGGCAATGGCGGCTGAATGGCCCGGATGGCGAAATCGTGGTGGCGGTCAGTGGCTCGATGGTGATCAACAGTTCGGCGGGGTTGCATCAGGCGGCGCGCACCGGGATGGGCATCGTGATGGTGCCCGATGCGCTGGTGGAGCCGGATCTGAAGAACGGCAAACTGGTCCCGCTGCTGCAACGTTATCAACTGCCGTGCCGACCGATGCACCTGGTCTATGCCCAGGATCGTTACCGACTGCCCAAACTGCGTCGTTTCGTCGACTTCGCCATGGGCATGTGGGGCAAACACTAG
- a CDS encoding class II aldolase/adducin family protein — translation MSPVEQRLREELAACYRLIAHFRMTDLIFTHISVRLPGPEHHFLINPYGLMFDEITASNLVKIDLNGQAVEPSPYPVNPAGFVIHSAIHGAREDAQCVLHTHTKSGCAVAALKCGLLPVNQISMEFYGKVAYHDYEGVALDMSEQQRLVADIGDKPVLMLRNHGLLTVGETVGQAFMRMYYLEKACEIQLAAQAAGELVLPPAEVCEHTERQFNDPGRPLEEGELADPDAMQLAWAALLRMLERVAPGYRD, via the coding sequence ATGAGTCCTGTCGAACAACGGCTTCGGGAAGAGCTTGCAGCCTGCTATCGCTTGATCGCGCATTTCCGCATGACCGACCTGATCTTCACTCACATTTCCGTGCGTCTGCCGGGGCCGGAGCATCATTTCCTGATCAACCCGTATGGGTTGATGTTCGATGAGATCACCGCGTCGAATCTGGTGAAGATCGACCTGAATGGGCAGGCGGTCGAGCCGTCGCCGTATCCGGTCAATCCGGCTGGTTTCGTGATCCACAGTGCGATCCACGGTGCCCGTGAAGACGCGCAATGCGTGCTGCACACCCACACCAAGTCCGGCTGCGCCGTGGCTGCGTTGAAGTGCGGGTTGCTGCCGGTGAACCAGATCTCCATGGAGTTCTACGGCAAGGTCGCTTACCACGACTATGAAGGCGTGGCGCTGGACATGAGCGAGCAGCAGCGGCTGGTGGCGGACATAGGTGACAAGCCGGTGTTGATGCTGCGTAACCATGGGTTGCTGACCGTGGGCGAGACGGTAGGACAGGCGTTCATGCGCATGTATTACCTGGAAAAGGCCTGTGAGATTCAGTTGGCGGCGCAGGCGGCTGGGGAGTTGGTGTTGCCTCCGGCCGAGGTGTGCGAGCACACCGAGCGCCAGTTCAATGACCCGGGGCGGCCGCTGGAGGAAGGGGAGTTGGCGGATCCGGATGCCATGCAGCTGGCCTGGGCGGCGTTGTTGCGGATGCTGGAGCGGGTGGCGCCGGGGTATCGGGATTGA
- a CDS encoding sensor histidine kinase: MRLTLTQRLSLVFAVLLLVCCGTSAWLQVRSNQMHEQEVVQGLSRDLAQHIARDTVLMDAQGLMPNAVRDLFSKLMQVNPSVEVYLLDTEGKIVGSAAPEGRIRREQVDLAPIQRLLRGDPLPIPGDDPRSVDARKVFSAAPLKVNGKPAGYLYVVLLGEDHDRLAERGATSAALNTALLSIGLVALLCLIAGLTAFGLITRPLRRLTDSVSRFDIDGIPVTPAPAPPTEKAASHDEIAILDATFRQMQARLGEQWRSLTRQDQERRELVANISHDLRTPLASLHGYLETLSLKDATLSPEDRRRYLGIALDQSRKVGGLAQSLLELVRLEHGFVQPILERFSLTDLAQDIFQKFELTAEARQVELKATFAPNVSAACADLGLIERVLTNLFDNALRHTPQGGEIELSLRPQGSFIEVTVSDTGPGIAPELREGLFLRPFNIGGARRDGGLGLRIVHRILQLHGCEIQLIDVPGRGATFRFSLPKDEETAVRTMSLNASGHT, translated from the coding sequence ATGAGGCTGACCCTCACGCAGCGCCTGTCCCTGGTGTTCGCCGTACTGCTGCTGGTGTGCTGCGGCACCTCGGCGTGGCTGCAGGTGCGATCCAACCAGATGCATGAACAGGAAGTGGTGCAGGGATTGTCCCGGGACCTGGCGCAACACATCGCCCGCGACACGGTGCTGATGGACGCCCAGGGCCTGATGCCCAACGCCGTGCGCGACCTGTTCAGCAAGCTGATGCAGGTCAACCCCAGCGTCGAGGTTTACCTGCTGGATACCGAGGGCAAGATCGTCGGCAGCGCCGCGCCCGAGGGCCGGATACGCCGGGAACAGGTTGACCTGGCACCGATCCAGCGCCTGCTCAGGGGCGATCCGCTGCCGATTCCCGGCGACGACCCGCGCAGCGTCGATGCACGCAAGGTGTTCAGCGCCGCGCCGCTGAAGGTCAATGGCAAGCCGGCCGGTTATCTTTACGTGGTGCTGCTCGGCGAGGACCACGACCGCCTCGCCGAGCGCGGTGCCACCAGCGCCGCGCTCAATACCGCGCTGCTGTCCATCGGTCTGGTGGCGCTGCTGTGCCTGATTGCCGGTCTTACGGCCTTCGGCCTCATCACTCGACCACTGCGCCGTCTGACGGACAGTGTCAGCCGCTTTGACATCGATGGCATCCCGGTCACGCCGGCGCCCGCCCCGCCGACGGAGAAAGCTGCCAGCCACGACGAAATCGCCATCCTCGATGCCACCTTCCGGCAGATGCAGGCGCGCCTCGGCGAGCAGTGGCGCTCACTGACCCGCCAGGACCAGGAACGTCGCGAACTGGTGGCGAACATCTCCCACGACCTGCGCACGCCCCTGGCCTCGTTGCACGGTTATCTGGAAACCCTGTCGCTCAAGGACGCCACCCTGTCCCCGGAAGACCGCCGCCGCTATCTGGGCATCGCCCTGGATCAGAGCCGCAAAGTCGGTGGCCTGGCGCAGTCGCTGCTGGAACTGGTGCGCCTGGAACACGGTTTCGTGCAGCCGATCCTGGAGCGCTTTTCCCTGACCGATCTGGCCCAGGACATCTTCCAGAAATTCGAACTCACCGCCGAGGCGCGGCAGGTGGAGCTCAAGGCCACCTTCGCCCCCAACGTGTCGGCGGCCTGCGCCGACCTGGGGCTGATCGAACGGGTGCTGACCAACCTGTTCGACAACGCCCTGCGTCATACGCCGCAAGGCGGGGAAATCGAACTGAGCCTGCGGCCGCAAGGATCGTTTATAGAAGTGACCGTCAGCGACACCGGTCCCGGCATCGCCCCGGAACTGCGCGAAGGCCTGTTCCTGCGCCCGTTCAACATTGGTGGCGCACGGCGCGATGGCGGGTTGGGGCTGCGAATCGTGCATCGCATCCTGCAATTGCATGGCTGCGAGATTCAGTTGATCGACGTGCCCGGGCGTGGCGCGACCTTCCGGTTTTCGTTGCCCAAGGATGAAGAGACGGCGGTGCGGACGATGAGCCTGAATGCCTCGGGGCATACCTGA
- a CDS encoding sensor domain-containing diguanylate cyclase, with the protein MDEASNIEPVKFDLSGMNANMLHTIMELVSDGIWDWNANTGFVYRNARWYEMLGYSPHSLDNSVLTWENIIHPDDYPQVMARFDDHLSERSPVYQAEYRCRTHDGGYLWIEDRGQVLARNPDGSVARMVGAHRSIEDKRRLLDELQRRNHSLEAMIEERTAELSRVNEQLQLQLEENRKLAHTDTLTSIANRYRLEQVLPQACERAQRFREPLSLIAMDIDDFKIINDHYGHALGDAALVHVVDNIKRFVREGDLLARWGGDEFIMTLANTSLTEARTLAETIRQGLSELLPVGDFQVTMSFGVVQRFDEEQQTGLMARADQALYRSKIAGKNVISG; encoded by the coding sequence ATGGACGAAGCATCGAACATCGAACCGGTGAAGTTCGACCTGTCGGGCATGAACGCCAACATGCTGCACACCATCATGGAACTGGTCAGCGACGGTATCTGGGACTGGAACGCCAACACCGGTTTCGTCTACCGCAACGCGCGCTGGTACGAAATGCTCGGCTACAGCCCTCACTCTCTGGATAACAGCGTGCTGACCTGGGAAAACATCATCCACCCCGATGATTATCCACAGGTCATGGCCCGTTTCGATGATCACCTGAGCGAGCGCAGCCCGGTCTATCAGGCCGAGTATCGCTGCCGTACCCACGACGGTGGTTACCTCTGGATCGAAGACCGTGGTCAGGTGCTGGCCCGCAACCCTGACGGCTCGGTAGCGCGCATGGTTGGCGCCCACCGCAGCATCGAAGACAAGCGCCGCCTGCTCGATGAACTGCAACGGCGCAATCACTCCCTCGAAGCGATGATCGAGGAGCGCACGGCGGAACTGTCCCGGGTCAATGAGCAACTGCAACTGCAGCTCGAAGAAAACCGCAAGCTGGCCCACACCGACACCCTGACCTCCATCGCCAATCGCTATCGTCTGGAACAGGTACTGCCCCAGGCCTGCGAGCGTGCCCAGCGTTTTCGCGAGCCGCTGTCGCTGATCGCCATGGACATCGACGACTTCAAGATCATCAACGATCACTACGGCCACGCCCTGGGCGATGCCGCCCTGGTGCACGTGGTGGACAACATCAAACGCTTCGTGCGCGAAGGCGACCTGCTGGCCCGCTGGGGCGGCGACGAATTCATCATGACCCTGGCCAACACCTCGCTGACCGAAGCCAGGACCCTGGCCGAGACCATCCGCCAGGGCCTGAGCGAGTTGCTGCCGGTAGGGGACTTCCAGGTGACCATGAGTTTCGGCGTGGTGCAGCGCTTTGATGAAGAGCAGCAGACCGGCCTGATGGCCCGTGCCGATCAGGCGCTGTACCGCTCGAAGATCGCCGGCAAGAACGTGATCTCGGGATAA